One window of Methanothermobacter tenebrarum genomic DNA carries:
- a CDS encoding Gar1/Naf1 family protein, producing the protein MRVLGKISHISKRGNIIARSKNTPPFKAKVFTSKGQLLGKVHDIFGPTKMPYILIKPIRAINSKNIENRVGESLYIEREWGRKKRKRKK; encoded by the coding sequence ATGAGGGTGCTTGGGAAAATTTCACACATTTCTAAACGAGGCAACATCATAGCACGTTCAAAGAACACACCACCCTTCAAAGCCAAAGTCTTCACATCCAAAGGACAATTACTCGGTAAAGTCCACGACATCTTCGGCCCGACAAAAATGCCATATATTCTAATAAAACCAATTCGTGCAATAAATTCGAAAAATATTGAGAACCGAGTTGGAGAAAGCTTATATATAGAGAGAGAATGGGGGCGAAAAAAACGAAAAAGGAAAAAATGA
- a CDS encoding DUF308 domain-containing protein — protein MVSKKWAGLISLILGIIFLISPVGGVKAISMFSGIILALIGFWMILNALKERYYRRLSLFWFVFAVLLILVGVLLAFQVILIIAFAGFWLYVTGLLFIIAGFIVVFSAWDAHVTRTLGVMGILVGLIYFVVGIIALNPLFIGVIVGIILTIYGLIILFS, from the coding sequence ATGGTATCCAAGAAATGGGCTGGTCTAATATCCCTCATTTTAGGTATTATCTTCCTCATATCCCCCGTGGGGGGTGTGAAGGCTATTAGCATGTTTTCAGGCATAATCTTGGCCTTGATCGGGTTTTGGATGATTTTAAACGCTTTAAAGGAAAGATATTATAGGAGACTTTCTCTTTTCTGGTTCGTCTTCGCGGTCTTGTTAATCCTTGTAGGAGTCCTGTTAGCATTCCAGGTAATCCTTATAATCGCCTTTGCAGGTTTCTGGTTATATGTTACAGGTTTGCTTTTCATCATAGCCGGTTTTATAGTTGTTTTCTCTGCATGGGATGCCCATGTTACAAGGACTCTTGGGGTTATGGGCATCCTTGTTGGACTAATCTACTTTGTTGTGGGCATCATAGCCCTCAACCCACTATTCATAGGGGTGATTGTAGGAATAATCCTGACTATTTATGGTCTTATCATCCTATTTTCTTAA
- a CDS encoding CRISPR-associated endoribonuclease Cas6 — MKFGYECGFGEKNSMGFGMVTKA, encoded by the coding sequence ATAAAATTCGGATACGAGTGCGGGTTTGGTGAAAAAAACAGCATGGGCTTTGGGATGGTGACAAAAGCATGA
- a CDS encoding RraA family protein: protein MKIEGKISPRRFLESFSATGKTPTIGFSTPQISDALHKISGYNGAIHSLRPLNKRKIFGPVITAKTKDYDWGTSVKAIDHASESEVIFIMVEGDDNAVWGELTSKTAKKKNIAGTIIYGACRDLDAISRLDFPVFSKRVVPNAGKPLALGEINIELECEGVKVKPGDYVFGDDSGVVVVPQELLDIVMEEALRIKEKESEIDRRIEDGIPLSRILGLK, encoded by the coding sequence ATGAAGATAGAGGGTAAAATATCACCCAGGAGATTTCTTGAAAGTTTTAGTGCCACTGGGAAAACCCCCACAATTGGATTTTCAACACCCCAAATCTCTGATGCCCTCCATAAGATTTCCGGTTATAATGGTGCGATACATTCCCTCAGACCATTAAACAAGAGGAAAATCTTCGGACCCGTGATAACGGCAAAGACAAAGGATTATGATTGGGGGACGTCGGTAAAGGCTATTGACCATGCGAGTGAATCAGAGGTTATATTTATAATGGTGGAGGGGGATGATAATGCGGTGTGGGGCGAGTTAACCTCCAAGACGGCTAAGAAAAAGAATATTGCCGGTACGATCATATATGGGGCTTGCAGGGACCTTGATGCTATCAGCAGATTAGATTTTCCTGTTTTTTCAAAGAGGGTTGTTCCAAATGCTGGGAAACCCCTAGCCTTGGGTGAAATCAATATTGAATTGGAATGTGAGGGTGTGAAGGTCAAGCCTGGGGATTATGTTTTTGGTGATGATTCCGGTGTAGTTGTAGTCCCCCAGGAACTCCTAGATATTGTGATGGAGGAAGCTTTAAGGATAAAGGAGAAGGAGTCTGAAATAGACAGGCGAATCGAGGATGGAATCCCACTTTCAAGGATCCTCGGTTTAAAATAA
- the cas6 gene encoding CRISPR-associated endoribonuclease Cas6, with translation MVNFTFSYHPNIELIKNLVEGFIEKPEIDFLRRKIHVDYFEFLEPPKIKRNMKFKTISPIIIKTVKEDKGVLKQWNLNPNDIRFYENMQKNLIREYKEFYGDYDGDEYLKVVPTLVPSREKES, from the coding sequence ATGGTAAATTTTACTTTTTCATATCATCCAAACATAGAGCTCATCAAAAATCTTGTTGAAGGATTTATTGAAAAGCCTGAAATCGATTTTTTGAGAAGAAAAATCCACGTAGACTATTTTGAGTTCCTGGAGCCCCCTAAGATCAAAAGGAATATGAAATTCAAGACGATCTCCCCCATAATTATAAAAACAGTGAAAGAGGATAAAGGAGTCCTTAAACAGTGGAACTTGAACCCAAATGACATCAGATTTTATGAAAACATGCAAAAGAACCTTATAAGGGAGTATAAGGAATTTTATGGGGATTATGATGGTGATGAATACCTCAAAGTCGTCCCTACCCTAGTTCCATCAAGAGAAAAAGAATCATGA
- a CDS encoding DUF211 domain-containing protein produces MAKGLIRIVLDILKPHDPIIPYYAIYLSELKGVEGVNITLMEIDKETENVKVTIQGNDLDFEEITAAIEKYGGSIHSVDEVVAGKVMVEEVTTPQD; encoded by the coding sequence GTGGCGAAGGGCCTTATTAGGATCGTATTGGATATACTAAAACCCCATGATCCTATAATCCCATATTATGCAATATACCTGAGCGAACTTAAAGGTGTTGAGGGTGTTAATATAACCCTCATGGAAATAGACAAGGAGACAGAGAACGTTAAAGTAACCATACAAGGAAACGACCTAGATTTTGAGGAGATAACAGCAGCCATTGAAAAGTATGGTGGATCAATACACAGTGTAGATGAGGTAGTGGCTGGCAAAGTCATGGTAGAAGAGGTTACAACACCACAGGATTGA
- the dnaG gene encoding DNA primase DnaG — MGKEEISTTKYLIHAQINANGIVEKPDVVGAIFGQTEGLLSNDLDLRELQKTGRIGRIKVNITSRGGKSKGEIIIPSSLDRVETAILAASLETINRVGPCEAYIQVTKVEDVRAVKRKKVVERAKEIYASMMEEVAPESLKMIEEVKEAMRVHEITEYGDEKLPAGPNVATSDAILVVEGRSDVINLLKHGIKNAIAVEGVNIPKTVAELTRKKTATAFVDGDRGGELILKELLQVADIDYVTRAPKGKEVEELGKDEIMVALRNKVPVEQIYHELGMPAKSKKTEDKMVLLKNILDELEGSGNAEILDDALNILKEVRVENLYDELKNVNNHPYAIVFDGVVTQRLVDISYEKGVKYLVAIRSGEVVKKPQNIKIITNN; from the coding sequence ATGGGAAAAGAGGAGATAAGCACGACTAAATATCTTATTCATGCTCAAATTAACGCTAACGGGATTGTTGAAAAACCGGATGTAGTAGGTGCAATATTCGGACAAACAGAAGGATTACTAAGCAACGACCTAGACCTTAGAGAATTGCAAAAAACGGGAAGAATAGGAAGAATCAAAGTCAACATAACATCAAGGGGTGGTAAATCAAAAGGAGAAATAATAATACCATCAAGCCTTGACAGAGTCGAAACAGCCATACTAGCAGCCTCACTAGAGACCATAAACAGAGTAGGACCATGCGAAGCCTACATACAAGTTACAAAGGTTGAAGATGTAAGAGCCGTGAAAAGAAAAAAGGTAGTTGAACGTGCAAAGGAAATATACGCCAGCATGATGGAAGAAGTAGCACCAGAAAGTCTTAAGATGATCGAAGAAGTGAAAGAGGCCATGAGAGTCCATGAAATAACAGAATACGGCGATGAGAAACTGCCAGCAGGCCCCAATGTAGCCACGTCAGACGCTATCCTCGTCGTGGAAGGAAGATCAGACGTTATAAACCTCCTAAAACATGGTATAAAAAATGCAATCGCAGTCGAAGGGGTGAACATTCCCAAGACCGTTGCAGAACTAACCCGTAAAAAAACAGCAACGGCCTTCGTAGACGGTGACAGGGGCGGGGAGCTCATCCTAAAAGAACTTCTACAAGTAGCAGATATCGACTATGTTACAAGAGCCCCCAAGGGAAAAGAAGTAGAAGAACTTGGAAAGGATGAGATAATGGTCGCCCTCAGAAACAAGGTACCTGTAGAGCAAATCTACCATGAACTGGGCATGCCAGCGAAGAGCAAAAAAACAGAAGACAAAATGGTACTATTAAAGAACATACTCGACGAACTAGAAGGTTCAGGTAATGCAGAGATCCTAGATGATGCTCTCAACATCCTAAAAGAAGTTAGAGTCGAAAACCTCTACGATGAACTGAAAAATGTCAACAACCACCCCTATGCTATAGTATTTGATGGTGTGGTAACACAACGCCTAGTTGACATCTCATATGAGAAGGGAGTGAAGTATCTAGTCGCCATAAGAAGTGGCGAAGTCGTGAAAAAACCCCAGAACATCAAGATAATAACAAATAATTGA
- the prf1 gene encoding peptide chain release factor aRF-1: MGKVSSKKLYEFRRTLEELAKKKGRGTELVSVYIPPDRQISDVTKHMREELSQSANIKSKQTRKNVQSAIEVIMQRLKLFPKPPENGLVMFVGMIPRGGPGTEKMETYVFEPPEPIKTYIYHCNSEFYLEPLKEMLEEKEIYGLAVLDRKEATIALLKGKRIEILKTLTSGVPGKHKAGGQSQRRFDRLIELAAHEFLKRIGDHMNEAFLSIPDLKGIIIGGPGHTKEDFVKGDYLHHEIKKKIITTVDTSYTGEFGIREVIDKSMDVLTEIDVMREKKLVQRFLTELINEEGLAAYGEEEVRNYLQMGAVEVLLLSEDLRAKRATYQCPSCNYKMDITIKKEEYRECPKCNDQMKIVDSRDLIDDLVEIAETVGSEVEIISTETEEGIQLLKAFGGIGAILRYRP, translated from the coding sequence TTGGGTAAAGTATCATCAAAGAAACTCTATGAATTTCGGAGGACCTTAGAAGAGCTTGCGAAAAAGAAAGGTAGGGGCACTGAACTCGTATCAGTGTATATACCACCTGATAGGCAGATAAGTGACGTGACTAAGCATATGAGGGAAGAATTAAGTCAAAGTGCTAATATTAAGAGTAAACAGACTAGGAAGAATGTTCAATCAGCAATAGAAGTTATAATGCAACGTTTGAAATTGTTCCCCAAACCACCAGAGAACGGTCTTGTGATGTTCGTTGGTATGATACCCCGTGGAGGACCAGGCACCGAAAAGATGGAAACATACGTTTTCGAACCGCCAGAGCCCATAAAAACCTATATATATCACTGTAATTCTGAATTTTACCTCGAACCCCTAAAGGAGATGCTAGAAGAGAAGGAAATCTATGGTCTAGCTGTTCTAGACCGTAAAGAGGCTACAATAGCACTCTTAAAGGGTAAGCGGATTGAAATCCTGAAAACCCTTACAAGTGGCGTTCCAGGAAAGCACAAGGCTGGAGGCCAGTCACAGCGGAGATTCGACCGCCTGATAGAACTGGCAGCACACGAATTCCTCAAAAGGATAGGAGATCATATGAACGAAGCCTTCCTATCAATACCCGACCTCAAGGGGATTATCATCGGGGGTCCGGGTCATACCAAGGAGGATTTCGTGAAAGGAGATTACCTACACCATGAGATTAAGAAAAAGATTATAACAACAGTTGACACATCCTATACCGGCGAATTCGGGATAAGGGAAGTTATAGACAAATCAATGGATGTTCTAACAGAAATTGATGTGATGAGGGAGAAAAAACTAGTCCAGAGGTTCCTCACCGAACTCATAAATGAAGAAGGACTGGCAGCCTATGGAGAAGAAGAAGTGCGAAATTATCTCCAAATGGGGGCTGTGGAAGTACTTTTATTATCAGAGGATCTCAGAGCAAAAAGAGCCACTTATCAGTGCCCATCCTGTAACTATAAAATGGATATAACCATAAAAAAGGAAGAATATAGGGAATGTCCCAAGTGTAATGATCAAATGAAAATAGTGGACTCCAGGGACCTCATTGACGATCTTGTGGAAATCGCCGAGACAGTAGGCTCCGAAGTGGAGATAATATCAACTGAGACAGAGGAAGGAATCCAACTTCTAAAAGCCTTTGGTGGTATCGGGGCGATCTTAAGGTACAGGCCATAA
- a CDS encoding toprim domain-containing protein: MVIKGFNMTLGRLQRLNEELEELRYCSEQGIPILIEGKRDEEALQELGIHGEFIKVSGSSSNLSEIADSVARSSSMVIILTDFDRKGNQLANRLRREIESLGCYPNLQIRKRIMGMTRKYIKDIQSLPKYIQRLEMEISPYPFQYNSIY; encoded by the coding sequence ATGGTTATTAAAGGTTTTAACATGACACTGGGAAGATTACAGCGCCTGAACGAAGAACTAGAGGAACTTCGATATTGCAGTGAACAAGGGATACCAATTCTGATAGAAGGGAAAAGAGACGAGGAAGCTCTTCAAGAACTTGGAATACATGGCGAATTCATAAAAGTTTCAGGGTCATCATCAAATTTATCTGAAATTGCAGATTCAGTTGCCAGATCATCATCAATGGTGATAATTCTCACGGATTTTGATAGGAAGGGTAACCAACTTGCGAATAGACTTCGCAGAGAAATAGAGAGCCTAGGCTGTTACCCGAATTTACAGATTCGCAAGAGGATAATGGGGATGACAAGAAAGTACATAAAGGACATACAAAGTCTTCCCAAGTACATACAAAGACTGGAGATGGAGATCTCCCCATACCCTTTCCAATACAACTCCATCTACTAA
- a CDS encoding transcription initiation factor IIB: MKKEISEIEKETRCPECGSEDLRGDYERAEIVCGKCGLVIDDNLLDMGPEWRAFDHEQRDKRTRVGAPLTYTIHDKGLSTMIDWRNKDIYGRDIPARNRAQWYRLRKWQRKIRISGATERNLAYALSELDRDSSNLGLPRSVREAASMIYRKAVENKLIRGRSIEGVVAASLYAACRRCNVPRTLDEIAEISRVSKKEVGRTYRFLTRELNIKLPPTSPVDYVPRFATELGLSGEVQSKAIEIIEKAMKKGLTSGRGPTGVAAAALYIASVLLGERKTQRDVAEVAGVTEVTIRNRYKELTEQLDMGVTL, from the coding sequence ATGAAAAAGGAGATTTCAGAGATCGAAAAGGAAACAAGATGCCCAGAATGCGGATCCGAAGACCTTAGAGGAGACTATGAAAGAGCCGAAATAGTATGTGGAAAATGCGGATTAGTCATAGATGACAATCTCCTAGACATGGGCCCAGAATGGAGAGCATTCGACCATGAACAACGCGACAAACGCACAAGAGTAGGAGCACCTCTAACCTACACAATACACGACAAGGGCCTATCAACAATGATAGACTGGAGAAACAAGGACATCTATGGTAGAGACATACCAGCAAGGAACAGAGCTCAATGGTACAGGCTAAGAAAATGGCAGAGAAAAATCAGAATCTCCGGCGCCACAGAGAGAAACTTAGCCTATGCCCTGAGCGAATTAGATCGTGATTCCTCAAACCTTGGACTCCCAAGGAGCGTGAGAGAAGCCGCATCAATGATATATAGAAAAGCGGTTGAAAACAAACTTATAAGAGGTAGAAGCATCGAAGGAGTGGTCGCAGCATCACTTTATGCCGCATGTAGAAGATGCAACGTTCCAAGAACACTCGACGAGATCGCCGAGATTTCAAGAGTAAGCAAAAAAGAAGTCGGCCGAACCTACAGGTTCCTAACACGTGAATTAAATATTAAATTGCCTCCAACATCACCAGTAGACTACGTACCAAGGTTCGCAACAGAACTGGGACTATCAGGGGAAGTCCAATCAAAGGCCATCGAAATAATCGAAAAGGCCATGAAAAAGGGTCTGACATCTGGTAGGGGTCCAACAGGGGTTGCCGCGGCAGCACTTTACATAGCATCAGTGCTCCTCGGTGAAAGGAAAACCCAAAGGGACGTTGCAGAAGTTGCAGGCGTAACTGAGGTAACAATAAGAAACAGATACAAAGAATTGACAGAACAATTAGATATGGGTGTAACCCTATAA
- a CDS encoding UPF0104 family protein yields the protein MILVLWTFRWRLILNLVDESPKFSSLFLMLLASIFGNNITPGAAGGEPLRAYLLFELRGTPFEIGFASSTADRVFEFIPFAIISLLSAILIMTWEVSIWTRFIVSFLIIFTIILFSVVIYAGARRDVAQRIVLGIIRSFLPFIRNITRRRFEFGNLRDRIIFYVNRFSSGFSMALTDRRVLVIGFLLSLIMWFLDLTRIYICFRAIGVEPPIASLIIIYTVGILISLLPLLPGSLGLREGILVALFAVAGISADHVMAASVIDRLASYITPTFFGFLAAVYYGRIIIRNHES from the coding sequence ATGATCCTTGTTTTGTGGACTTTTCGTTGGCGTTTGATACTTAACCTTGTGGATGAATCCCCTAAGTTTTCTTCGTTATTTCTTATGTTACTTGCGAGTATTTTTGGGAATAATATAACCCCCGGGGCTGCTGGTGGGGAACCCTTGAGGGCTTATCTTCTCTTTGAACTTAGGGGAACCCCCTTTGAGATAGGTTTCGCATCTTCAACTGCTGATAGAGTGTTTGAATTCATACCCTTCGCTATAATATCTTTACTTTCGGCTATTCTCATCATGACATGGGAAGTTTCTATTTGGACCCGTTTTATAGTGAGTTTCCTTATAATATTTACTATAATACTTTTTTCAGTGGTTATCTATGCCGGGGCTAGGCGGGATGTAGCCCAGAGGATAGTTTTGGGTATAATAAGATCATTTTTGCCCTTCATTAGGAATATAACACGTAGAAGATTTGAATTTGGGAATTTGAGGGATAGGATAATCTTTTACGTTAACAGGTTTAGTAGTGGATTCTCAATGGCATTAACTGACAGGAGAGTGTTAGTAATAGGTTTTTTACTTTCCTTGATTATGTGGTTTCTTGATTTAACCCGTATTTATATCTGTTTTCGGGCTATTGGCGTGGAGCCTCCAATAGCTTCGTTGATTATAATTTATACTGTGGGGATTCTAATATCACTTTTACCATTACTTCCGGGTTCTCTTGGGTTGAGGGAGGGTATACTCGTCGCCCTCTTTGCAGTTGCTGGGATATCAGCGGATCATGTGATGGCAGCGAGTGTTATTGATAGGTTGGCCAGTTACATAACCCCAACTTTCTTTGGTTTTCTCGCTGCCGTGTATTATGGGAGAATTATCATAAGAAATCATGAAAGCTGA
- the pyrH gene encoding UMP kinase: MRVVITIGGSIIMRNFNPDMFKEYAKVLDRLKETNELFIVVGGGEPARDYIRLARELGANEAQCDNIGIEVTRLNAKMLILALGDRAYPVVPHNFNEALEYSATGKILVMGGTEPAHSTDAVGAILAEFVDADILINLTSVDGFYDKDPLKYPDARLYKEITATEMLNLFKDKDWKAGTYEFLDLTAIHIIKRSNIKSIIANGKDPMNLIRALKGEVGTKVIPE; this comes from the coding sequence ATGAGAGTAGTGATCACGATTGGCGGCTCTATTATCATGAGAAATTTTAATCCAGACATGTTTAAAGAATATGCTAAGGTCCTAGATCGCTTAAAGGAAACCAATGAACTTTTTATAGTCGTTGGTGGAGGCGAACCTGCAAGGGATTATATAAGATTGGCAAGGGAACTTGGCGCCAACGAGGCTCAATGTGACAATATTGGGATAGAAGTCACACGCCTTAATGCGAAGATGCTTATACTAGCCCTTGGGGATAGAGCATATCCGGTGGTGCCCCACAATTTTAATGAGGCGCTTGAATATTCTGCAACGGGTAAGATTCTTGTCATGGGCGGGACAGAACCTGCCCATAGTACAGATGCGGTTGGCGCCATACTCGCAGAATTTGTGGATGCTGATATACTCATCAATTTAACCTCTGTAGATGGATTCTATGATAAAGATCCTCTCAAGTACCCTGATGCCCGCCTCTATAAGGAGATAACAGCTACTGAGATGCTTAACCTTTTCAAGGATAAAGATTGGAAAGCTGGGACTTACGAGTTCCTTGACTTGACGGCGATCCATATTATAAAAAGATCAAATATCAAAAGTATAATAGCGAATGGGAAGGATCCTATGAACCTTATAAGAGCATTAAAGGGGGAGGTTGGCACAAAAGTAATCCCGGAATAG
- a CDS encoding MJ1255/VC2487 family glycosyltransferase: MKLSIIIPTYNEEEYLPKLLEGIKSQDFEDYEIIVADANSTDKTREIAEVYGCKIVDGGLPAEGRNNGAKVARGELLLFLDADVVLTEGYFKEAIREFESENLGVAISQMIPLSTSRRDKILHEFANRFMILTESIKPHGAGCCGILTRKKLHEEVGGFDESLDFGEDTDYIERIGRISKFKVLRKPRLLVSIRRLEKEGLKNLAFKYTKSTLCDFLGKKLSASELNYTFGHSTKKRKRILYSVCGEGMGHAIRSGVILEELVKDYDVLIFASDRAYKYLKEKFENVHEIYGFNTVYENNEVKDLKTFLKAMKTFPRDLKENLSLLYKMARDFKPDVVVSDFEFYASLISNILRIPLISVDNMHVITQCNIEYPKKYRKDKLKAEAVIRSFIIRPKRYIITSYFFPKIKDPEKVVMFPPVLRKEIMNLKPYYGDHIFVYQTSKSNIRLLRTLKKIKRKFIIYGFDKDKTEGNLYFRKFNEDEFFKDLKSAAAVITNGGFTLISEALYLKKPVYSVPVKGQFEQILNAFYLEKLGYGEFHEEVDKKSIERFLEKLPVYRKNLEEYEGGDNIALIRELKRTIEELS, from the coding sequence ATGAAACTCAGTATAATCATACCAACCTATAATGAAGAGGAGTATCTTCCAAAGCTTCTTGAAGGCATAAAAAGTCAGGATTTCGAGGATTATGAGATCATAGTCGCTGATGCTAATTCAACTGACAAGACCAGGGAAATAGCTGAAGTTTACGGTTGTAAGATCGTTGATGGGGGGTTGCCGGCTGAGGGTAGGAATAATGGCGCTAAAGTGGCCCGAGGAGAGCTCTTATTATTCCTTGATGCTGATGTTGTTCTAACTGAGGGTTATTTTAAAGAGGCCATCAGAGAATTTGAAAGTGAAAATCTTGGCGTAGCCATAAGCCAGATGATACCATTATCAACCAGTAGACGGGATAAGATACTCCATGAGTTCGCGAATAGGTTCATGATACTCACGGAATCGATAAAACCCCATGGGGCTGGCTGTTGTGGCATATTAACACGTAAAAAACTCCACGAGGAAGTTGGAGGTTTCGATGAATCATTAGACTTTGGCGAGGATACAGATTACATAGAAAGAATAGGGAGAATAAGCAAATTCAAGGTCCTGAGAAAACCTCGACTACTAGTATCCATAAGAAGACTTGAAAAAGAGGGATTAAAAAACCTGGCATTCAAATACACCAAGAGCACGCTCTGTGATTTTTTAGGTAAAAAGTTAAGCGCTTCAGAATTAAACTACACCTTCGGACATTCCACAAAAAAACGTAAGAGGATCCTATACTCAGTATGTGGAGAGGGTATGGGGCATGCGATCAGAAGTGGCGTGATACTAGAAGAACTTGTCAAGGATTATGATGTATTAATATTCGCAAGTGACCGGGCATACAAATACCTCAAGGAAAAATTCGAAAATGTCCATGAAATATATGGCTTCAACACAGTATATGAAAACAATGAAGTTAAAGACCTTAAAACATTCTTGAAGGCTATGAAAACATTCCCACGAGACCTTAAAGAAAACCTGAGCTTACTTTATAAAATGGCCCGAGATTTCAAGCCAGATGTCGTAGTATCAGATTTTGAATTCTATGCAAGTCTCATAAGCAACATATTAAGGATACCCCTTATAAGCGTGGATAACATGCATGTAATAACCCAGTGCAATATAGAATATCCGAAAAAATACAGAAAGGATAAGCTGAAGGCCGAGGCTGTTATAAGATCATTTATCATAAGACCGAAACGTTATATTATAACGAGTTATTTCTTCCCCAAGATCAAGGACCCAGAGAAGGTCGTTATGTTCCCACCAGTCCTAAGAAAGGAAATAATGAATCTGAAACCATACTATGGGGATCATATATTCGTCTATCAGACAAGCAAATCCAATATTAGATTATTAAGAACTCTTAAAAAGATCAAGAGAAAATTTATCATATACGGTTTCGACAAGGATAAAACCGAGGGTAACTTATATTTCAGAAAATTTAATGAGGATGAGTTCTTCAAAGACCTTAAATCAGCCGCTGCAGTGATTACTAATGGGGGATTCACACTTATAAGCGAGGCACTCTACCTTAAAAAACCAGTCTATAGTGTCCCTGTCAAGGGACAGTTTGAACAAATCCTTAATGCATTTTACCTTGAAAAACTAGGCTATGGCGAATTCCACGAGGAAGTGGATAAAAAATCCATCGAAAGATTCCTAGAGAAACTGCCTGTGTACAGGAAAAATTTAGAAGAGTATGAGGGCGGGGATAATATTGCCCTCATAAGAGAACTTAAGAGGACTATTGAAGAACTTTCATAG
- a CDS encoding orotate phosphoribosyltransferase-like protein: MTEKLIKKAQELRKRGFTTGEIADELNVSKDTARWLTLQTSVKSIKEAPLDFAINWESLGRSSTRMRHVSVAMADLALEYGEIDVVVGIAISGIPFATLMADEMVSKLKKDISLAVFHPIKHRKGKDARGAISSNFAKVKNKRVLIVDDVITSGRTIKEAVTVLKGQKATPVVVAVLIDKKGISKVDGVPVTSLIKVKRLG, encoded by the coding sequence ATGACAGAAAAACTCATAAAAAAAGCCCAAGAACTCCGAAAAAGGGGCTTCACCACGGGAGAAATCGCAGATGAGTTAAACGTTTCAAAAGACACTGCGAGATGGTTAACACTCCAGACAAGTGTGAAATCTATAAAAGAAGCTCCATTAGATTTCGCCATAAACTGGGAGAGCCTTGGCAGAAGCTCCACTCGGATGAGACACGTTTCAGTTGCCATGGCCGACCTTGCATTAGAATATGGGGAAATAGATGTGGTGGTTGGAATAGCCATCAGCGGCATCCCATTCGCCACCCTCATGGCCGATGAGATGGTCTCAAAGTTGAAAAAGGACATATCATTAGCGGTTTTCCACCCCATAAAACATAGGAAGGGTAAAGACGCCAGGGGGGCTATAAGCAGCAATTTTGCAAAGGTTAAAAATAAGAGAGTGCTCATAGTAGATGATGTGATAACAAGTGGCAGGACGATAAAAGAAGCTGTAACGGTATTGAAGGGTCAGAAGGCAACACCAGTTGTAGTGGCGGTGCTCATAGACAAAAAGGGCATTTCAAAGGTTGATGGGGTTCCTGTCACGTCACTTATAAAGGTTAAGAGACTTGGATAA
- a CDS encoding DUF2116 family Zn-ribbon domain-containing protein: MMVEPHRHCPVCGNPIPLDERTCSKKCAEVLLKNQQRVMRTRLIFYIVLVIFIVVWLFVVLRK, encoded by the coding sequence ATGATGGTAGAACCGCATAGACATTGTCCAGTTTGTGGGAACCCCATACCATTGGATGAGAGAACATGCTCGAAGAAGTGTGCAGAGGTTCTTTTAAAAAACCAGCAAAGGGTTATGAGAACACGACTCATATTCTATATTGTACTGGTGATATTCATTGTAGTCTGGCTCTTTGTAGTATTAAGAAAATAG